CGGTAGGAATGGCCCAGCCATTGAGCGCCGGCGGGTTGTCCTTGTTGAGAAGCCAGTAGATCAGCGCCGGCACCACCATACCGCCAATAGCCGCAGCGCCGGGCAGGACGATCTGCGAGGGCTTGGACAGTTGCCCGTCGAGTACTTCGCGCTTCACTTCCAGGCCAATCAGCAGGAAAAACAGCGCCATCAGGCCATCGTTGATCCACAGCAACAGCGGCTTGGCGATTTTCAGGGCGCCAATCTGGGCGACCACGGGGGTGTCCAGCAGGCCAGTGTAGAGCCAGGACAACGGCGAGTTATTGATGACCAGGGCAAGGACGGCGGCAGCGATCAATAACAGACCGCTGGCAGCTTCCATCTGAAAGAAACGCGTGAAAGTGCTACGCAGAGGCAAAGTCGCTCTCCATCTGTGGATTCAAAAGGTGGGACACCCTAACCTGTACCGTTAGACGATAAAACAAAAGTTATATTCTTTTTTGTTATATGTCGTTACAACCGGCGGTGCAGAGAGCCTAGCAGTTGCTTGGCGTATTGAATCGCAGCTGTACCTGTGAGTTATGTAGGTTTTTTCCTAAGCTTGGGCATTAAGCCAGCCCCATTCGAGTCAACGAGAACCCAGCCATGAGCGACAGCCGACAGTGGGCCCGCGAAGCCATCCGTATCATCGAAGCCGATTTCCAACGCAGCGCCGACACGCACCTGATTCCACTGCCATTACCGGGTCTGCCGGGGATCGAGTTGTATTTCAAGGATGAGTCCAGTCACCCTACCGGCAGCCTCAAGCACCGCCTGGCCCGGTCGCTGTTTTTGTACGCGCTGTGCAATGGCTGGCTCAAGCCAGGAGCACCGGTGATCGAGGCGTCCAGCGGTTCGACGGCGATTTCCGAGGCCTATTTCGCACGTTTGCTCGGCCTGCCGTTTATTGCGGTGATGCCGGCGACCACCTCCCGGGAAAAAATCGCACAAATCGAGTTCTACGGAGGCAAGCCCCACCTAGTGGAGGATCCCACACAGATTTACGCCGAGTCCGAGCGCCTGGCCCGTGAGCACGGCGGGCACTTCATCGACCAGTTCACCTATGCCGAGCGCGCCACCGACTGGCGTGCCAACAACAATATCGCCGAATCGATCTTCCAGCAGATGCGCTTTGAGCGTCATCCTCAGCCGAGCTGGCTGATCTCAAGCCCAGGTACCGGCGGGACCACGGCAACATTGGGGCGTTACGTGCGCTATCGCCAGCATTGCACCCGAGTCCTGTGCGCCGATGCCGAGCGTTCGGTGTTCTTCGACTATTACCAGAGCGGCGATGCGAGTCTGCGCCTGGATTGCGGTTCGCGGATCGAGGGCATCGGCCGTCCGAGGGTCGAGGCGTCGTTCCTGCCGAAAGTTATCGATGCCATGATCAAGGTCCCTGACGCTCTGTCGCTGGCCGCCATGCATTATCTGGCGCAACGTCTGGGACGGCACGTGGGAGGGTCCAGCGGAACCAATCTGATCGGTGCCCTGGTGGCAGCGCAGCAGATGATCGCGGATGGGGAAACGGGTTCGATCGTGGCGATTCTGTGCGACAGCGGCGAACGCTATGGGACCACCTATTACGATCAGGAGTGGTTGAAGGCGCAGGGATACGAGTTGGATGGGTTGATCGCGACGGTCGCCGCCAGCGTCGAACGCGGTGAACCGTTGCCGGACAATGTGTTGCGCGCAGGGATTTGAAGCGTTGGCACTGGCGTGATGGGCGGGCACCCGTCACGCCAGTGCCAGGTTTCAGGCCGGTAGACCGAGGATGTCGCGGGCCACGGCTTCAGCGATGCGGATCCCGTCGACACCCGCCGAGAGAATCCCGCCGGCATAACCAGCGCCTTCACCGGCCGGGAACAGGCCCTTGACGTTGAGGCTCTGCATCGACTCGTTGTTGCGGGTAATGCGCAGCGGCGACGAGGTGCGGGTCTCGATCCCGGTCAGCACGGCATCGTGCAGGGAGTAGCCACGAATCTGCTTCTCGAAGGCCGGCAGGGCTTCGCGGATGGCCTCGATAGCAAATGCCGGCAGCGCCAGCGCCAGGTCGCCCAGGGCAACACCTGGCTTGTAGGACGGCTCGACGCTGCCCAGGGCTGTCGACGGTTTACCGGCAATGAAATCACCCACCAACTGTGCCGGGGCTTCGTAGTTGCCACCGCCGAGGACAAAGGCGTGGGATTCCAGCTGCTCCTGCAACTCGATACCGGCCAGCGGGCCGCCCGGATAATCGACTTCCGGGGTAATGCCCACGACAATCCCGGAGTTCGCGTTACGTTCGTTACGCGAGTACTGGCTCATGCCGTTGGTGACGACGCGGTTCGGCTCGGACGTCGCGGCCACTACCGTACCGCCCGGGCACATGCAGAAGCTGTAGACCGAACGACCGTTTTTTGCGTGGTGCACCAGTTTGTAGTCGGCGGCACCGAGTTTCGGGTGACCGGCGTACTTACCCAGGCGAGCGCTGTCGATCAGTGACTGCGGGTGCTCGATGCGGAAGCCCACCGAGAACGGCTTGGCTTCCATGTACACACCGCGACCGTGCAGCATGCGGAAGGTATCGCGGGCGCTGTGACCCAGCGCGAGGATCACGTGGCGGGAGTGAATCTGCTCGCCGCTGGCCAGCTCGACGCCGGTCAGTTGGCCGTCTTCGATCAATACATCGGTGACTCGTTGCTGGAAGCGCACTTCGCCGCCGAGGGCGCGAATCTGCTCGCGCATGTTTTCGACCACGCCCGTCAGACGGAACGTACCGATGTGTGGCTTGCTGACGTAGAGAATCTCTTCCGGCGCACCGGCCTTGACGAACTCGTGCAGGACCTTGCGACCGTGGTGCTTGGGGTCCTTGATCTGGCTGTAGAGCTTGCCGTCGGAGAAGGTCCCCGCGCCGCCTTCGCCGAATTGCACGTTGGACTCAGGGTTGAGCACATTTTTACGCCACAGGCCCCAGGTGTCCTTGGTGCGTTGGCGTACTTCAGTGCCGCGTTCGAGGATGATCGGCTTGAAGCCCATTTGCGCCAGCAGCAGCCCGGCGAAGATCCCGCAGGGGCCGAAACCGACGACTACCGGACGTTCGCTCAGGTCTTGTGGCGCATGGCCTACAACCTTGTAGCTGACGTCCGGTGCGG
This region of Pseudomonas fluorescens genomic DNA includes:
- a CDS encoding PLP-dependent cysteine synthase family protein, with product MSDSRQWAREAIRIIEADFQRSADTHLIPLPLPGLPGIELYFKDESSHPTGSLKHRLARSLFLYALCNGWLKPGAPVIEASSGSTAISEAYFARLLGLPFIAVMPATTSREKIAQIEFYGGKPHLVEDPTQIYAESERLAREHGGHFIDQFTYAERATDWRANNNIAESIFQQMRFERHPQPSWLISSPGTGGTTATLGRYVRYRQHCTRVLCADAERSVFFDYYQSGDASLRLDCGSRIEGIGRPRVEASFLPKVIDAMIKVPDALSLAAMHYLAQRLGRHVGGSSGTNLIGALVAAQQMIADGETGSIVAILCDSGERYGTTYYDQEWLKAQGYELDGLIATVAASVERGEPLPDNVLRAGI
- a CDS encoding NAD(P)/FAD-dependent oxidoreductase — encoded protein: MLRITELKLPIDHPEEDLRPAIVQRLGIASDELLDFTLFKRSYDARKKSTELCFIYTIDLNLRDEAKVLQAFANDRNVNAAPDVSYKVVGHAPQDLSERPVVVGFGPCGIFAGLLLAQMGFKPIILERGTEVRQRTKDTWGLWRKNVLNPESNVQFGEGGAGTFSDGKLYSQIKDPKHHGRKVLHEFVKAGAPEEILYVSKPHIGTFRLTGVVENMREQIRALGGEVRFQQRVTDVLIEDGQLTGVELASGEQIHSRHVILALGHSARDTFRMLHGRGVYMEAKPFSVGFRIEHPQSLIDSARLGKYAGHPKLGAADYKLVHHAKNGRSVYSFCMCPGGTVVAATSEPNRVVTNGMSQYSRNERNANSGIVVGITPEVDYPGGPLAGIELQEQLESHAFVLGGGNYEAPAQLVGDFIAGKPSTALGSVEPSYKPGVALGDLALALPAFAIEAIREALPAFEKQIRGYSLHDAVLTGIETRTSSPLRITRNNESMQSLNVKGLFPAGEGAGYAGGILSAGVDGIRIAEAVARDILGLPA